The sequence ATAGTTCCAGTTttgtaatttcaattttttttgtggCTCTTTATGTAAATTTGAgtttatgtatttttcaaatGTTATTGCAATTTTGCCCCTGAATTATTTGTAAATTATAAAAGTAgtatgttttttaaaaaaaaaatctataaaagtACTAtatgattttgattttttttttatttttatttataagaatcgagtaaatttaaattctaacaaaaaaatatttttaaatttaatattcaaaaattttAAGGGCGACTTTACACCATCTGCTCTTATATGAGTTGTTTcggtaaattatttatttgtgcATTTAAGAGAGTTTTTTactctatatatttttaaatgatgaCATTAGTTGTAGCTATTTAAAAATTTCGAGTAATTTATAatgttgaaaataaaatttacatattttattacatgtacgattattttttttatatgcgtgttaagtaattttttaaattttgtttttgacactataaattatataaatttttttaacaatttataagtgatcttaaataattacaacacgattatggaaaaattaaattaaaaaattcttttgaATACCAAAAGATCTACTGGAATGATCCTTTAGGAAAAAATAGTTCAAGTACACAATTTAACATGATAATTGAAATCAAATTGAtactatataatttttattaataattttaaataaattgatagtttgaattttttttaatctatatcGAAAGATAAtcttgtattaaaaaaattatttgactaaaatagaattcaaatttttatattttacaaaatacaagaatttaaattatcatttaacaaaatataatgCTTGCATATTTACGTTAAACACGTGAccaaattactattttcttaatacaaaaattatattGCTACAAAATAAGCATATTCatgaatttaattttaattgtttaGAAATAATTTAAAGACCcattaaaaaaacaattgaAGAACTATTTTGCTAAtgaataataatactaatattttttataaataataataataagtaaaggagaaactttattttttgatattgCAAAAGGAGACAATTTGTTTTtcacaatatttatatatttaatatttatcattttaaagGGGTGTATTAAAAGCTTAATAACTAATCTAAACTCTGTTGAAGATTCTAAAAAGCttgacaaaaataatattattaaactaaaaaaatgatcaaaattAAAGTAATCTTCACTTTTTTatttccttttcttcttcttttgagtacaaattaattaatattcacTTTGATCTTTCTCCTTTTCTACTTTCTAcgttaaaattttgttatttaattaaaaataaaaataatgaaaataaacttctTATTTACGTTAATAAATAACTAGTGaactaattattaatgattagttccTCACTTCATCTGATTAGCCATTTGATCATATGGAAATGTAAATCTAACGACagactaattatttaattaattatatgagtGATGAACatgattaaatataattaattaattattatatatttttttaaaaaaatatgataattaGCTAAGAGAGAGTAGCGGGTGTCATGTCCAGTGGACCTAAGCTAATTGGGGGTCTTGGCCAAAAAAATTTAAGGAGaattattctatatattatttttttttttaatttacttgTTCGGGTAGTTTTTCTGTCGGTTTCTATGTGGGttattatgtgaatttttgttgcgatttaggttgctccGTTAGTTTAATTGAACCTTTTTTCATATtgaaaaatcatttttttttaatagtatataaaggtaaaaatctaaaatatgaTAATAGTTGGGTCTTtcatattaacaaaaatttaaaatatagcatttttaacaaataaaaaaggtaaaaatctaaaatatgaTAATAGTTGGGTCTTTCATGCTaacaaaaatataacatttctaacaaataaattaagtctttttttaggaataattacatataacacaattttttgtaaaatttttacatttaaatattttttttacatttttttaatgttctataaaaacaacacgaaaacaataaaaaaagttacataaaagtaacaaaaaaataacaccaaaacaataacaaaaaataacatacaaataataaaaaatcaacagcaaattaacaaaagtacaacataaaaatacattcaaagaccatttttttgtaaataaaattataaaaatcgtaaaaaatatttaaattccgTACAACtgatattttgtaattttttttattatttttgtatatttgggAAATAATcccttttttaaaaaagaaaaaatgtgtTAGTTAGCATTagtaaaaatctaaaatataaactattaaaaaatgtttttttttttttggattaaggTAGAAGATCTTGGGCTACAGCCTAAATTACTCCACACTTGGGCTGGGCCTTGTCATATACTCTGGAGTGTTGGGTACCTTAGAGTTGTTCTTTAGATACTTACTttcctataaataataataaaaaaaaaaatgtaaggcAAATGAGAGTGTCAAAGAGAGAAATTTGAAAATGGCTCTGAATAAATTTATTAGATTATTTATATGGGAATAGATGGTTACAATAATTGAGCAGTCTCTAATTAAATTAACTAACTCAAATACAAACCAATAAttaacattaattattattcagAGCCCAAATTCTTCACATAATCACTAATTAGGTGTAGCCATGCTCATGCTCATCAAAGTTGAgattttgatgatgatgatgatgatgagacaGCTTCTATGGCACTCCCTAGTGGCCATGCAGCTTCAACCCAACCATCTTGATATTTCACTTTCTTCACCAAAGTAATCTCTTCCCATGGCTTCAAACCTATATATATTATCACAAAACAACAATAACTTAATTTGTTAGTGTGTATGTGTTTGTAATTAAGAATTATTCTCTTATAATAAAGCACAAGTGATCCCATAATAGAGTTTTAATAATTGGATAAAATGTTTAGTGTGATTAATTCATCAAAAAAAGAAATTTGTGTTTGTGTATTTTGTTCCACATTGCTTATGTACGAGTAAAATACTGAGACTCTAACTTCTAAAAGAaattttttagagaaaattaaatcaaataatagCTATGTATTGAAATAAAACTTACCAAAACCATCAACAAGCAAGGAATACTGGTAAACAAGGTCCAAGCAAATATAAGGTAAATCAGACTTGTCTACACCTGGAAATACAGATGCAGCGTCTTCAAATTTAGTTTGGCAAGCAAGAGTAGCTGCATCTTTAAATTGTGCTGGATAAGCTTTGGCAACATGGTCACTCTTGTTGATAAAGCCAACCTAATTAAATTATGTAGTTAAACAAATTAgctaacaaaatttcaattaatccttgtaatttagaagtgaaacacaATAACAATGAGGGAATTAACATACCTGAGCCGCCCTATCGAAAAAGAAGGAACCGACGTAAAGATTACTCACTCCAATTCCTCCTCCTCCATTCCATATCCCAGAAAATGTACAATTTATGTATGAACATGAATCTGATAGTCTAAGAGCTTTATCAGCTACTTTTCTGCACTTGTAGATGCTTGAGCCAAATGCTGATGCATTATAAGTTATACCACTATACGTATAATCACctgaaagaaaaaattaatgtCTTAGTTACGTTTCTATTTTCTAAGCaaagaagaaaatatttttttttgttagaacaaataaaaatatttattttcttactcATATGctatgacttatgaggaaaaGTGGTAAGGGACAagagataatatattattattggtgtaAATTAATATTAGATCCTATATtctgatttaataaataaatagaaaatcgTTAACCAATCACAATGTGTCACATCGGTGAAATTAGACACCTTAAAGTGTCCAATAACATTACTTATAGTCTTATACTATAAAGTATCTAAATGTACTAACttgaaaaattagagaaaaggaAAAAGATTTCTAGTATTTATGTattatttgtctttttttttttggcaatacTCTCTTAATTTTACTTTTGTTTGTAAATCTAATGTTTCGGTAAAAGTTTAACGTTATACGCCAACTATCTAAAATATTataacggtaaattttaacttCACTTCAGATTtgtaaacaaaaattaaattaaaaagatatttctacaaataaaaatttaattgtgAAATTTAACCAACACTTCAAATTTGTAAATAGAAATAAAGTTAAGGGGCCGGTAtgactacaaaaaaaaaaaaaagggttaattgtattaaaattaaaatataagggAGTTTAATCGTTAATTACTCTTATATATGTGTCTTATGCCATTGGTAGAACTAGATTAGCTTGATTAATACCAACTTCTAATTAATGAAGCTACTCAATGTAGATTTATTTTAGAACATATTATTATCATGAGATGAGCAAAAGAAGGATAtaataataactaattaattagtatatatagTGAAAGTGATTAAGATTAATTACCATTATAGCCATCCAAAATGCAAGGGCTTCCATAATCACCAGTGACATTTAAAAGCCCTGCTCTTGCAGCTAATAAACCATAACCTAAGTAACTATATACATAAGAATTAATACATCATTAACATgtcaatataattatatatatatttaatgatgATTAAGAATGAGATTAATAATAGATGAATGAGAATTAAACCTGTGGACATAGAGATAATATTTGGAGCCTTTGAGATAAGTTTCCTTGACATATGTTTCTTCTCCATTTTTTGGAGTTGGTGCATTTGAATAAGCTTTTTCAGAAATAGCATAAGACATTTGAACTGATCCACCTCCAAGATCAACCACTCCAACTGTTTCTCCATATTCTTTTCCCAAATTTCCAAGTAAGTAGTTTATTGCTAcctataaaaaataatgaaattcaTTTTGCTTAAATTAATGTTGAACTATAGGCTTAATCAAACATTAAAaacatatatgattttttttagagcaaaaatatgatttttattatatgctctttattttatttagaatttaacTACGGGCAATTTCAATaatcaacataaaaaaaaactactattttaatactaattttttttttataaattacactaaaaggtatattctttattatttttatataaaaataaaaataatacatatatatttatattgagaaaatataattatttaaccaatatttaattattaaaaacttttttaaaaaaataattttagtgtGGTCTACAGGATACAGTGTCCCAATAATAATAGTGAGATATTGTAGACAATCCTATATATAGGATAACTTTTAGTGTTTGGTTGGATTAATTTTAGTGAGAATTAAACAACACTAACTTTGAATTTTTAGTGTCTCGTTGTAGATgacttaacaattttttttttaaaacaaaaaaataagaaaaagttaCGGGTTGTTTGACttcataacttaaaaattatttttagtttttaaaaacaaaaattaacttttaaaaattaatagggGTCATTtggctaaatttttaaaaacagttttaaaaaactaaaaaacaaaaagCATCAAAATGTAgtttttcattttcaaaaaatatttttttttgtctaacatattatattttatatttttgctcaCATACCCAAACCCCTGGTAggaacccggacctagaccccaaACTCCAAGTCCCGGACCTTGGACCCCAGACCCTAAACCCTGAACCCAAACCCATATCCGaacctgggactcgaaccccGGACCTGGACTCCACCCAAACCCcgaatccaaacccaaaccccaaacctggaccccggacttggacccagacttgACCTCGAAACACGGACCTAGATCCAACTCATATCCCAAACCGAAACCCTGGACACTAGACCCTGACCCcagacccggacctaaaccccAAACCCCGACCCAAACCCCAATCTAAGGGTTggcaataatatattttttagcaCGAAAATTAGCTATGAAAATGTAATAAGGGGTTGAcaataatattcctcttcctaaAATATTCAACAACATATATCCTGCTGAgtgagtatatatattttgacaagattattttgaaaaagtacatatttactaaaataatattttaaatctttACTAGCTCttaatattattttgataaCATAATAAGGGTGTATATGAGTGTTTTTTTTCTTCCCACatatgaaaaaattataattttattttttgtatatgatAGTGTATATTGTAGTTATATAGTATTTAGACATcttgataattttaaaaaatttaaataatttataatattaaaaacataaTTCAAAATAGTCAATTATACGGGAATAAAAAATCAAACACCCATACAACtgaatatttaaactttatttttaatactATAAATTTAAATGATTTAATATCATACATTATtcaaaaatttttattataagataaaatttaaattataatttatttaaaaaaaatatcaaaaaataaagaCACCCTACCAAAATGGTACCATTTTATTATATGGTCCATTCTCAATCTACTAAATATGGCCATAATTTAATGCTATCTATCTATATTAGTTGATAAGAGAGAGTAATTGATTGGATGGTCTctattttctattttctcattttGTCTTCTTCTTCTGAAAAAACTGTTTAGAAATATGTATGACAAAACAAAGACAAAAAAACAGAAAGTAGGttgaaaacaataataaaaataagtaaaaaaaattaaattatttagtgatagCACTTTTAATGGAAAtaagtataattaattaataggaTGATCATACCCACAAATATGATCCTTCTTGAATTCCATCAAGAACAGCAACTGAGTCATCTGATTCAAGTTTGAAGTCACTTTTTTCTTTCAGTAATTTCCTAACCTAAATTTTAACACACAAAAAATTCATCAAACACttcaatttataataataataataaaaaaaaatgcatatattcataatatatataaacaagttTCAGAAAATAATTACTTACTTCTTCCAAAATTTCTTCTGAGGTATTCCCAGATAAAGATCTCAACCCAGCAGTAGCCTgcattttcacattttttttagaaattaaaaaaataattgtatgaaaaaattatttaaaaaaacacatttgtataataataaaatagtacAAACATTAACtttaatcataaataattaatgttATCATATTATAAAAATCTGTAGTGGCCGAAACCTTTTGAGTAGTGCACTTATTAAATCTCACATGTCTTAAATAATTGCACTTCATTTTTTTCCCTAATTAAAAATTGTCATTAACAAAAGCTcttgttttcttctttttttattgttatttttatatcataatcttttttcaaaaaattaaaaaaacaacatGGTACATgagatttgttaaaaaaaattgattttaatacTCA is a genomic window of Cannabis sativa cultivar Pink pepper isolate KNU-18-1 chromosome 9, ASM2916894v1, whole genome shotgun sequence containing:
- the LOC115721690 gene encoding apyrase 1; protein product: MMKKKNIGTSLILLLVPLALLLVLYVNPPHYSSSSSSKTSLHLYTINPHRKLISHILLTSSSESSSSYAVIFDAGSSGSRVHVYQFDSNLDLLSIEGELEIYDHVEPGLSSYASNVTAAAESLIGLLQIAEDAVPQDLHSSTPVRVGATAGLRSLSGNTSEEILEEVRKLLKEKSDFKLESDDSVAVLDGIQEGSYLWVAINYLLGNLGKEYGETVGVVDLGGGSVQMSYAISEKAYSNAPTPKNGEETYVKETYLKGSKYYLYVHSYLGYGLLAARAGLLNVTGDYGSPCILDGYNGDYTYSGITYNASAFGSSIYKCRKVADKALRLSDSCSYINCTFSGIWNGGGGIGVSNLYVGSFFFDRAAQVGFINKSDHVAKAYPAQFKDAATLACQTKFEDAASVFPGVDKSDLPYICLDLVYQYSLLVDGFGLKPWEEITLVKKVKYQDGWVEAAWPLGSAIEAVSSSSSSSKSQL